A genomic stretch from Seriola aureovittata isolate HTS-2021-v1 ecotype China chromosome 13, ASM2101889v1, whole genome shotgun sequence includes:
- the LOC130180571 gene encoding cdc42 effector protein 3-like — translation MPFRTSLHRKPSSGRWPSRNPKRREVLSVNMISLPLADFRHLSHIGNDAHTDSFGDLSFLKMGHNLLLQSSQSEQNLFMACSPPPKPPRLNLDETEGSESPDWSVGHQHNTPHKRKKCSSMPLLDSEEGEGELEKEDGYQRGNTVAYNLTHSLGRGSVSSDKDGDSSEICDKTEGQQKDEDSGFSFSLDLGPSILDDVLQVMDKLHN, via the coding sequence ATGCCATTCAGAACATCACTGCACAGAAAGCCATCCTCTGGTCGTTGGCCCAGCAGGAATCCCAAGCGTCGGGAGGTGCTGTCAGTCAACATGATCAGCCTACCACTTGCTGATTTCCGCCACCTCTCACATATTGGCAACGATGCCCACACGGACAGCTTTGGAGACCTGTCCTTCTTAAAGATGGGCCACAACTTGCTTTTACAAAGCTCCCAGAGCGAGCAGAACCTCTTCATGGCCTGCTCTCCGCCACCCAAGCCCCCTCGTCTGAACCTGGATGAGACGGAGGGGTCAGAGAGCCCTGACTGGTCTGTCGGCCACCAGCACAACACTCCCcacaagagaaagaaatgcaGCTCTATGCCGCTGCTGGACagtgaagaaggagaaggagagctAGAAAAGGAGGATGGGTACCAAAGAGGGAATACTGTTGCTTACAATCTGACTCACAGCCTTGGTCGGGGAAGTGTGAGTTCAGACAAAGATGGAGACTCCTCAGAAATCTGTGACAAAACTGAAGGGCAGCAAAAGGACGAGGATAGTGGCTTTTCATTTAGCCTCGACCTGGGCCCTTCGATCCTGGATGATGTTCTGCAGGTGATGGACAAACTCCACAATTAG